In Thermorudis peleae, a genomic segment contains:
- a CDS encoding M24 family metallopeptidase translates to MPRLRLSDAEYARRRTAILDRLGQQQIDGLVVFGPNNVSYFSRFGFIPTERPMAYVLTRDASALLVPRLELEHAEAFALVDRVTAYPEYPDARHPMEYLKDLLIDMGMGRARIGVDSDGYGRLYGYRGPKLSQLLPDATVIDVADDVEYLQMINSEEELELLRESARWANLAHAYLQEYCRPGATETEVSMRASYEASQAMLRALGPEFLPRGSGLASAGFRGQIGKASALPHAMTSNARMQAGDVLVTGATAYIWGYSCELERTMILGEPTPEQARFFDLMLQAQTLAIETIKPGIPCSAVDQAVRAFFKEHGLEQYWRHHTGHAKSTQVHEAPFLDIGDHRIIEVGMVFTVEPGIYVPEIGGFRHSDTVAVTPDGVEMITYYPRDLESLTIPA, encoded by the coding sequence ATGCCACGACTGCGTTTGAGTGACGCGGAGTACGCTCGGCGGCGAACAGCGATCCTCGACCGACTCGGCCAGCAGCAGATCGATGGCCTGGTCGTGTTTGGCCCCAACAATGTCTCGTACTTCAGCCGTTTCGGTTTCATCCCGACCGAGCGGCCGATGGCGTACGTGCTCACGCGAGATGCCTCGGCTCTGCTGGTTCCGCGGCTTGAGCTCGAGCATGCTGAAGCCTTTGCGCTTGTCGATCGTGTCACTGCGTATCCCGAGTATCCCGATGCGCGGCACCCCATGGAATACCTGAAAGACCTGCTCATTGATATGGGGATGGGGCGAGCACGGATCGGAGTCGATTCCGATGGTTATGGCCGGCTCTATGGCTATCGCGGGCCGAAGCTGAGCCAGCTCCTGCCAGATGCGACCGTCATTGATGTGGCCGACGATGTCGAGTATCTCCAGATGATCAATTCGGAAGAAGAGCTCGAACTCCTGCGTGAGAGCGCGCGCTGGGCGAACCTTGCGCATGCCTACCTCCAGGAGTATTGCCGGCCTGGAGCAACCGAGACCGAAGTCTCGATGCGCGCGTCCTATGAGGCATCGCAGGCCATGCTGCGTGCCCTTGGGCCAGAATTCCTGCCGCGTGGCTCCGGACTTGCCTCAGCTGGTTTCCGTGGCCAGATCGGCAAAGCGTCGGCCCTGCCACACGCGATGACGAGCAATGCCCGCATGCAGGCGGGGGACGTGCTGGTAACCGGCGCAACGGCATACATCTGGGGCTATAGCTGCGAGCTTGAGCGAACAATGATCCTTGGTGAGCCGACGCCTGAGCAGGCGCGGTTTTTTGACCTCATGCTCCAGGCGCAAACCCTCGCCATTGAGACGATTAAGCCAGGCATCCCCTGCTCAGCGGTTGACCAGGCTGTGCGCGCCTTCTTCAAGGAACACGGCCTTGAGCAATACTGGCGGCACCATACGGGGCATGCGAAGTCGACTCAAGTCCACGAAGCGCCATTCCTTGACATCGGCGATCATCGGATTATCGAAGTCGGCATGGTCTTCACCGTTGAACCGGGGATCTACGTGCCAGAAATCGGAGGATTCCGTCACTCAGATACGGTCGCGGTTACACCCGACGGTGTGGAGATGATCACCTATTATCCGCGAGATCTCGAGAGCTTAACTATCCCGGCGTAA
- a CDS encoding helix-turn-helix transcriptional regulator, which produces MRIETGTKRQPTRQAILSLLKQSSGLTADQLAHTLGLTTMAVRKHLAALERDGLVETTMIRRRVGRPARLYRLSAQADTLFPTQYAGIARDILTDLAAIDGSAKVELLLARRADRMRAALATALGNTPSFAERVQLLAEQLDEFGYLARCEVLPDGTYRLIQHHCPLRHVAEAFPAACRFELEAYRDVLGAEIERCCYLLDGDGCCAYTIRPRTPAGTGAHHD; this is translated from the coding sequence ATGCGCATTGAGACAGGAACGAAGCGGCAGCCGACGCGACAAGCGATCCTCTCGCTTCTGAAGCAGAGCAGCGGGCTGACTGCTGACCAGCTTGCGCATACACTTGGCCTCACGACGATGGCTGTACGGAAGCATCTGGCTGCGCTTGAGCGTGATGGGCTTGTCGAGACGACCATGATCCGCCGGCGCGTTGGCCGCCCGGCTCGGCTCTATCGATTGTCGGCCCAAGCAGATACCCTGTTCCCAACCCAGTATGCAGGCATTGCTCGGGATATCCTGACCGATTTAGCGGCGATTGATGGTTCAGCAAAGGTCGAGTTGCTCCTCGCACGGCGGGCGGATCGCATGCGAGCGGCACTTGCGACGGCGCTCGGTAACACGCCGTCGTTTGCCGAACGCGTCCAGCTTCTGGCTGAGCAACTCGACGAATTTGGCTACCTTGCCCGCTGCGAAGTGCTCCCCGACGGAACCTATCGCCTTATCCAGCACCATTGCCCACTCCGCCATGTTGCCGAAGCGTTCCCAGCTGCCTGCCGGTTTGAGCTTGAGGCATACCGCGACGTGCTTGGTGCTGAAATCGAGCGGTGTTGCTACTTGCTCGACGGTGACGGTTGCTGCGCATACACGATTCGCCCACGTACACCAGCGGGCACTGGCGCGCACCACGACTAG
- a CDS encoding ABC transporter substrate-binding protein: MGQERRSGFIIWRRTATRRELLQGAVGLVGGGIAASVLAACGGSSGGQASPTSAASAGGKGSTPAPSGTKASTGTAPTATVPPLSQGKKGGVLRVAIIGEPPALDPMFTTATITSNLAWHLFEPLFYRDAHFTPKPLLADSFQFQDDNKTLVIILRQGVKFHDGRPMTADDVIASLVRYSKLSGRGKILFKRVKNLDKVDDHTIRFQFSDPTGIAPIFLSQTDAFIIPKDLAEAYPDKALGQFIGTGPFKFKDWQHDRQITFVRFDDYAPLKGNPDGYGGAKVAFFDELRFIPVPEQAVRGDGLTTKEFDFAEQLSLDNYQEFKSQPDLGLQITLPYYFYGAHFNKAKESMMSNRTLRQALLAAVNVDPVAKAGFSAPDFYRLYSSQSAPETPWYTEGGKEYYNQKNPDKAKQLLKEAGYDGKPIRWLATKEYSYNYNMAVVLKQQLEAIGVTIDLQVMDWATLVKTRSQRDAWDIFITGHESYQHPVLQPYMSPTWPGFWENAQRDDLVAKLMGETDEAKIKQYVTQLDQVWWEDAAMIKVCEGAVLRGYTKKLQGYANLPDWFFWNCWFSGA, encoded by the coding sequence ATGGGGCAGGAGCGTCGGAGTGGATTCATCATCTGGCGGCGAACAGCGACTCGACGTGAGCTTCTCCAGGGCGCAGTAGGGCTCGTCGGCGGTGGGATTGCCGCAAGTGTGCTTGCCGCCTGTGGCGGGAGTAGTGGTGGGCAAGCAAGCCCAACCTCGGCGGCAAGTGCTGGTGGTAAGGGGAGCACCCCTGCGCCAAGCGGGACGAAGGCCAGCACGGGGACAGCGCCAACGGCGACAGTGCCACCGTTAAGCCAAGGCAAGAAAGGCGGAGTTCTGCGCGTTGCCATTATCGGCGAGCCTCCCGCGCTTGACCCAATGTTTACTACGGCAACCATTACGAGTAATCTTGCGTGGCATCTCTTTGAGCCTCTCTTTTATCGTGATGCACACTTCACACCCAAGCCCTTGCTTGCTGATTCATTCCAGTTTCAGGATGACAACAAAACCCTTGTCATCATCCTGCGCCAGGGCGTGAAGTTCCATGATGGACGACCAATGACGGCCGACGACGTTATTGCCTCCCTCGTGCGCTATAGCAAGCTCTCGGGGCGTGGCAAGATCCTCTTTAAACGTGTCAAGAACCTTGACAAGGTTGACGATCACACAATTCGCTTCCAGTTCTCTGATCCAACTGGCATTGCTCCCATCTTCCTGTCGCAAACAGACGCGTTCATCATTCCCAAGGATCTGGCGGAAGCCTATCCCGATAAAGCGCTGGGCCAGTTTATCGGGACCGGACCGTTCAAGTTTAAGGATTGGCAGCATGACCGACAGATTACCTTTGTCCGTTTTGACGACTACGCTCCGCTCAAGGGCAATCCAGACGGCTATGGCGGGGCGAAAGTCGCGTTCTTTGATGAGCTGCGTTTTATTCCCGTCCCGGAACAAGCGGTTCGTGGGGATGGGTTGACAACGAAGGAGTTTGACTTTGCTGAGCAATTGAGCCTTGACAATTATCAAGAATTCAAGTCACAACCTGACCTCGGTCTGCAGATTACCTTACCGTACTATTTCTATGGCGCCCATTTCAACAAAGCAAAAGAGAGCATGATGAGCAACCGCACACTGCGCCAGGCGTTACTGGCGGCTGTCAACGTTGATCCAGTTGCGAAGGCAGGCTTTAGTGCTCCTGACTTTTACCGGCTCTATTCGAGTCAATCGGCTCCCGAGACCCCGTGGTATACCGAAGGGGGCAAGGAGTACTACAACCAAAAGAATCCTGACAAAGCCAAGCAATTGCTGAAAGAGGCTGGGTATGACGGCAAGCCAATTCGATGGCTTGCGACGAAGGAGTACTCCTATAACTACAACATGGCCGTCGTGCTCAAGCAACAACTTGAGGCGATCGGCGTGACGATCGACCTTCAGGTAATGGACTGGGCAACACTTGTCAAAACGCGCAGCCAGCGTGATGCGTGGGATATTTTCATCACCGGGCATGAGTCCTACCAGCATCCTGTCCTGCAGCCGTACATGAGCCCGACCTGGCCTGGTTTCTGGGAAAATGCGCAGCGGGATGACCTCGTGGCAAAACTCATGGGTGAAACTGATGAGGCAAAGATCAAGCAATACGTCACTCAGCTTGATCAGGTCTGGTGGGAAGATGCTGCAATGATCAAGGTGTGTGAAGGTGCTGTCTTGCGCGGCTACACCAAAAAGCTCCAAGGATACGCGAATCTACCCGACTGGTTCTTCTGGAACTGCTGGTTCTCAGGTGCATAA
- a CDS encoding ABC transporter permease, with protein MIAYIVRRVLMAIPVMLLVAVTTFLLLHMTPGDPVAVLLGPDATTDQIAALRRQLGLTDPLYLQLYHWFARLLHGDLGQSIFLQKPVTAAIAERLAPTLELSILALVVAVIIGIPAGVLAAVRQGRLLDVGVMLVAMIGISMPTFWLGLNLIFLFAVTLRWLPAQGYVPLSQGVWDNLSRLILPALTLGAGQGAFLARMTRSVMLEVLNEDFVRTARAKGLVERRVLLGHALRAGLVPIVTVIGITFALLMGGAVVTEQVFNLPGVGRLLVQAVLRRDFPLIQGIVLVIALTYVLINLGVDLLYALLDPRIRYS; from the coding sequence GTGATTGCGTACATCGTTCGTCGCGTGCTCATGGCTATTCCGGTGATGCTGCTTGTTGCGGTCACGACGTTTCTCTTGCTCCATATGACACCGGGTGATCCCGTGGCCGTCTTACTTGGCCCTGATGCAACGACTGACCAGATCGCGGCTCTGCGTCGGCAGCTCGGCTTGACCGACCCCCTCTATCTCCAGCTCTATCACTGGTTTGCTCGTCTGCTGCATGGGGATCTCGGACAAAGCATCTTCCTACAGAAACCCGTCACCGCAGCAATTGCTGAGCGTCTTGCACCAACGCTCGAGTTGAGTATCCTCGCTCTCGTTGTCGCAGTCATTATTGGGATCCCAGCTGGCGTGCTCGCAGCTGTTCGCCAGGGGAGACTGCTTGATGTTGGCGTCATGCTTGTGGCGATGATTGGGATTTCCATGCCAACGTTTTGGCTCGGCTTGAATTTGATTTTCCTCTTCGCCGTAACACTGCGGTGGCTCCCCGCTCAGGGGTATGTGCCACTCAGCCAGGGGGTTTGGGACAATCTCAGTCGGCTTATCTTGCCTGCACTTACCCTTGGTGCTGGGCAAGGAGCCTTCCTGGCGCGTATGACCCGTTCGGTGATGCTGGAAGTGCTCAATGAGGATTTTGTCCGGACGGCACGCGCCAAAGGGCTCGTTGAGCGACGCGTGCTGCTCGGCCACGCGCTCCGTGCTGGACTCGTTCCGATCGTGACCGTGATCGGCATTACCTTTGCCTTGCTCATGGGTGGCGCAGTGGTGACCGAGCAAGTTTTTAACCTCCCTGGCGTTGGTCGCTTGCTCGTTCAAGCTGTCCTTCGACGAGATTTTCCCTTAATCCAAGGGATCGTCTTAGTTATCGCCCTTACCTATGTCCTGATTAATCTTGGTGTCGACTTACTGTATGCTTTGCTAGATCCACGCATCCGCTATAGCTAA
- a CDS encoding ABC transporter permease, whose product MVVQEHIVLSPVQRRHRGQLLRVVRRYPNGVIGGVIVLLVVLIALFAGLLTNQSPTRVDPANRLSHPSAQHFFGTDNFGRDLYARTLYGARTSLLAGFGVAALAVAGGIIVGLLAGYYRRLDGPLMRIMDAIMAFPGIVLAIGIVAATGPSLFNVILALGVIAMPRVARVVRSIVLSVRAQTYVEAARAIGASDGRIVLRHVLPNAWSPIVIQGTFLFAEGVLGEATLSFLGVGPPPEFPSWGNILGEARLYIREAPWMMLLPGIALTLTVLSLNLLGDAIRDLLDPRVRRREG is encoded by the coding sequence ATGGTCGTGCAAGAGCACATCGTGCTGTCCCCAGTCCAGCGGCGCCATCGAGGTCAGCTTCTGCGCGTTGTCCGCCGCTATCCAAACGGTGTTATCGGTGGGGTGATTGTGCTCCTTGTTGTGCTCATTGCGCTCTTCGCTGGATTGTTGACGAATCAAAGCCCGACGCGTGTCGATCCAGCGAACCGCTTGAGTCATCCCAGTGCTCAGCACTTCTTCGGGACGGACAATTTTGGACGCGATCTCTACGCGCGGACGCTGTATGGCGCGCGAACCTCACTCCTGGCCGGGTTCGGCGTCGCCGCGCTCGCTGTTGCCGGCGGGATCATCGTTGGATTGTTAGCTGGGTACTATCGACGGCTCGATGGGCCCCTCATGCGTATCATGGACGCGATCATGGCCTTCCCGGGCATTGTGCTTGCCATCGGTATCGTTGCGGCGACGGGGCCGAGCCTTTTTAACGTGATCCTCGCACTCGGTGTCATTGCGATGCCGCGTGTGGCGCGTGTTGTCCGGAGCATCGTCCTCAGTGTGCGTGCGCAGACGTATGTCGAGGCCGCACGAGCGATTGGTGCAAGTGACGGCCGCATTGTGCTTCGCCATGTATTGCCCAATGCCTGGTCGCCGATTGTGATTCAGGGAACGTTTCTTTTCGCTGAAGGAGTGCTTGGAGAGGCGACGTTAAGCTTTCTTGGCGTTGGGCCTCCGCCTGAGTTTCCCAGTTGGGGAAATATCCTTGGTGAGGCGCGCCTCTATATTCGTGAAGCGCCGTGGATGATGCTGCTGCCGGGGATTGCCCTCACGCTCACAGTGCTGAGTTTGAATTTGCTGGGGGATGCTATCCGCGATTTGCTTGATCCCCGTGTGCGGCGGCGAGAAGGGTAG
- a CDS encoding DoxX family membrane protein: MRRLSLVEVIALVVVAGFFALHIMRSFGGGGASSLIAALTVLVVLGGIATFVYEGYLGSRAASPAPTFTEPRLAHALFNDTRAAGLWFVVRLYVGAQWLEAGYHKLTDPAWMQGGVALKGFWQRVVQVPANGQPPITYGWYRSFIQYMLDQGWYSWFAKLVAIGEFLVGIALILGLLTGIVAAIGAFMNFNFMLAGVASTNPVLFVLEIGLILAWKVAGWWGVDHYLLPLLGVPWQPGQLFRHEPQTPPAPAPGTGNA, translated from the coding sequence ATGCGACGTCTCAGTCTTGTTGAAGTGATCGCGCTTGTGGTCGTCGCTGGATTCTTCGCGCTCCACATCATGCGCTCGTTTGGTGGAGGTGGTGCATCGTCGTTGATTGCCGCGTTGACGGTGCTTGTTGTGCTTGGAGGGATCGCGACCTTCGTATATGAAGGATATCTTGGGAGCCGAGCGGCGTCGCCGGCGCCAACCTTTACTGAGCCTCGGCTTGCACATGCACTGTTCAACGATACACGGGCGGCTGGTCTGTGGTTCGTCGTTCGTCTCTATGTCGGTGCGCAGTGGCTCGAGGCTGGATATCACAAGTTGACCGATCCAGCCTGGATGCAGGGTGGCGTTGCACTCAAAGGCTTTTGGCAGCGCGTTGTGCAAGTGCCGGCAAACGGCCAACCGCCGATTACCTATGGCTGGTATCGGAGCTTCATCCAGTACATGCTCGATCAAGGCTGGTATAGCTGGTTTGCCAAGCTGGTGGCAATTGGCGAGTTCCTGGTCGGCATTGCCCTCATCTTGGGCCTCCTGACTGGCATTGTGGCAGCAATCGGCGCCTTCATGAACTTCAACTTCATGCTGGCGGGTGTGGCAAGCACCAACCCGGTGCTGTTCGTGCTCGAGATCGGGCTCATCCTTGCCTGGAAGGTCGCTGGTTGGTGGGGCGTCGACCATTACCTGCTGCCATTGCTTGGTGTGCCCTGGCAGCCCGGTCAGCTCTTCCGGCATGAACCGCAGACGCCACCCGCTCCAGCGCCTGGGACCGGCAATGCCTAG
- a CDS encoding DMT family transporter: MRGKAFGRLWIVAAAILWGTTGTAQAFAPPGATPPSVGASRILIGGLALLVVAGLQGQLSRHAACWPRLPLLLAALGVAAYQLCFFAGVVRAGVALGTVVALGSAPILTGMVTKLRGEPWEPGWPIATFLALLGLACILLPGRANHVDLLGVMLCAGAGAAYAMFTVASRQALLAGTPETGTMAIAFTGGAALLLPLLLLRPHDWLANPRGLAVALHLGLIATALAYICFSRGLRVTPASTATTLSLAEPLTATTLGIVVLGERPPLMAAVGMLLLLSGLVWLAITPRWRRDARLSIPPPPAGNAG, translated from the coding sequence ATGCGAGGAAAAGCGTTTGGGCGCCTCTGGATTGTTGCAGCGGCGATTCTCTGGGGAACCACCGGCACCGCCCAAGCGTTTGCCCCGCCGGGCGCAACGCCACCAAGTGTTGGCGCAAGCCGCATCCTTATTGGCGGCCTTGCGCTTCTGGTTGTTGCTGGTCTGCAAGGGCAACTCTCCCGGCACGCTGCGTGCTGGCCTCGGCTTCCTCTCCTCCTTGCAGCGCTGGGGGTTGCAGCGTATCAGCTCTGTTTCTTTGCTGGCGTTGTCCGCGCTGGGGTTGCGCTTGGCACAGTCGTTGCCCTTGGTAGCGCCCCGATCCTGACCGGCATGGTGACCAAGCTTCGCGGCGAACCATGGGAACCTGGCTGGCCGATTGCCACGTTCCTGGCATTGCTTGGGCTCGCCTGTATTCTCCTGCCTGGCCGAGCGAATCATGTCGATCTCCTCGGTGTCATGCTCTGTGCCGGGGCTGGGGCTGCGTATGCGATGTTCACGGTGGCGAGTCGGCAAGCACTGCTGGCTGGCACTCCGGAAACCGGCACGATGGCAATTGCGTTCACCGGCGGCGCGGCACTGCTCCTCCCGCTGTTGCTGCTTCGTCCACATGACTGGCTTGCGAATCCCCGCGGGCTTGCAGTCGCGCTCCACCTCGGCCTTATTGCTACCGCACTTGCCTACATTTGTTTTAGCCGTGGACTCCGAGTCACGCCTGCGTCGACCGCGACAACGCTTTCGCTTGCTGAGCCGCTCACAGCCACGACGCTCGGAATCGTTGTACTCGGCGAACGGCCGCCGCTGATGGCAGCCGTTGGCATGCTCCTGCTGCTCAGCGGCCTTGTGTGGCTGGCGATCACACCGCGGTGGCGGCGAGATGCGCGGTTGAGCATCCCACCGCCACCCGCGGGAAACGCAGGCTGA
- a CDS encoding vitamin B12-dependent ribonucleotide reductase, with the protein MTKGLRIPRFYTRPGEDPYSTVRWVKRTSRITNPDGSVVFEMADAEVPEDWSQVATDIVVSKYFRKAGVPQYDADGKPLLDEDGQPVLGPERSVRQVVRRLVGCWRDWGERYGYFASAEDAQAFEDELAYMLLHQIAAPNSPQWFNTGLHWAYGITGPAQGHYYVDPATGEVKPSPDAYSHPAAHACFIQSVEDDLVNPGGIFDLVLREARVFKYGSGSGTNFSKIRGEGEPLSGGGTSSGLMSFLKVFDRAAGAIKSGGTTRRAAKMVVVDIDHPDIEKFIRWKAEEEKKVAALIAAGYSADFNGEAYATVSGQNANNSVRVPDEFIHAVLTDGDWHLRWRTDGRISKTLKARELWDMIAEAAWQCADPGIQFDTTINDWHTCPASGRINASNPCSEYMFLDDTACNLASLNLLKFYDVETGKFDLAAFQHAVRLWTIVLEITVLMAQYPSETIARKSYEFRTLGLGYANLGSLLMTMGLPYDSDAARAIAGAITAIMTGQAYATSAEMASVLGPFPGFAANREHMLRVIRNHRRAAYNAHPAEYEGLHTPPVGLDPQHCPPDLLSAARAAWDRALELGERYGYRNAQVTCIAPTGTIGLLMDCDTTGIEPDFALVKFKKLAGGGYFKIANKSIAPALKRLGYSPEQIEDILRYVLGTLSLDGAPHINRDSLRAKGFTDADIARVEQALPGVFDLTMAFSPWVLGEETLRRLGFTPEQWTKPGFSLLEALGFTAQQIEEANDVICGRQTVEGAPHLRTEHLAVFDCANVCGKHGTRYIHHLGHIRMMAAVQPFISGAISKTVNMPNSVTVQDVADAYLAAWRLGLKALAIYRDGSKLSQPLSTRASDKDKKETGETAAQGAVAQPEQRVIVVERPKRRPLPPKRRGLTFEGRVAGHKIYLRTGEYEDGTLGEIFIDMHKEGAAFRSLMNCFAIAISKGLQYGVPLEEFVDTFTFQRFEPQGMVEGHPYIKMATSIVDYIFRVLGYEYLGRTDFVQVQPPIHGGEHEQPVSSSEASKVSASAMGQPSPARSSEADESANPSPASAGPAEPPKNGHRTPNSQRPLAEELVPVAQAVTATLPRPVDPLNEQLSQLMGDAPFCDVCGHITVRNGSCYKCLNCGNSLGCS; encoded by the coding sequence ATGACTAAAGGATTGCGAATCCCACGGTTCTACACGCGGCCAGGTGAAGATCCATACAGTACGGTGCGCTGGGTGAAGCGCACATCGCGGATTACGAATCCCGATGGCTCGGTCGTCTTTGAAATGGCCGATGCCGAAGTGCCGGAAGACTGGTCGCAGGTCGCGACGGATATTGTCGTCTCAAAGTACTTCCGCAAGGCCGGCGTACCGCAGTATGACGCTGATGGCAAGCCGCTGCTCGACGAAGATGGCCAGCCAGTGCTTGGGCCGGAGCGAAGCGTGCGGCAAGTCGTGCGTCGACTCGTTGGCTGCTGGCGCGATTGGGGTGAGCGCTACGGGTACTTCGCGAGTGCCGAAGATGCCCAGGCGTTTGAAGATGAGCTTGCCTACATGCTGCTGCACCAGATTGCGGCGCCGAATTCGCCACAGTGGTTCAACACAGGACTGCATTGGGCGTATGGCATCACCGGACCGGCTCAGGGACATTACTATGTCGATCCTGCAACCGGTGAGGTCAAGCCGTCGCCCGATGCTTATTCTCACCCAGCCGCCCATGCCTGTTTCATTCAGTCGGTTGAAGACGACCTCGTGAATCCCGGCGGTATCTTCGACCTGGTGCTGCGGGAAGCACGTGTCTTCAAGTATGGCTCGGGTTCGGGGACGAACTTCTCCAAGATTCGCGGTGAAGGTGAGCCGCTCTCTGGCGGTGGTACGTCCTCGGGCTTGATGAGCTTCCTCAAGGTCTTTGATCGTGCTGCTGGCGCCATTAAGAGCGGCGGCACGACACGCCGCGCAGCCAAGATGGTGGTCGTCGATATCGACCATCCGGACATCGAGAAGTTCATCCGCTGGAAGGCGGAAGAGGAGAAGAAGGTTGCTGCCCTTATCGCCGCCGGATATTCAGCTGACTTCAATGGCGAGGCCTATGCAACAGTCTCTGGCCAGAATGCCAACAATTCCGTCCGCGTTCCTGACGAATTTATTCATGCCGTGTTGACTGATGGAGACTGGCATCTTCGCTGGCGTACTGATGGACGGATTAGCAAGACGCTGAAGGCGCGCGAACTCTGGGACATGATCGCCGAGGCGGCCTGGCAGTGCGCCGACCCAGGTATTCAGTTCGATACCACCATTAATGACTGGCATACCTGCCCTGCCTCTGGCCGGATCAATGCCTCAAATCCCTGCAGCGAGTACATGTTCCTCGACGATACGGCCTGCAACCTCGCCTCGCTCAATCTGTTGAAGTTCTATGACGTCGAGACTGGCAAGTTCGACCTTGCGGCCTTCCAGCATGCGGTGCGCCTCTGGACGATCGTCTTAGAAATCACTGTGCTCATGGCGCAGTATCCCAGCGAGACGATTGCCCGCAAAAGCTACGAATTCCGGACACTCGGCTTGGGTTACGCCAATCTCGGCTCGCTGCTCATGACGATGGGGCTGCCCTACGACTCCGATGCAGCGCGCGCAATCGCGGGCGCCATTACTGCCATCATGACCGGCCAGGCCTACGCGACTTCGGCTGAGATGGCGAGCGTGTTGGGGCCATTCCCGGGCTTTGCTGCCAATCGCGAGCACATGCTCCGGGTCATTCGCAATCATCGTCGCGCGGCCTACAACGCGCATCCCGCTGAATACGAGGGGCTGCATACCCCGCCGGTTGGTCTCGATCCGCAGCATTGCCCGCCGGATCTCCTCTCAGCCGCGCGCGCGGCGTGGGATCGCGCGCTCGAGTTAGGCGAGCGCTACGGGTATCGGAACGCCCAAGTAACCTGCATCGCTCCGACCGGTACCATCGGCTTGTTGATGGATTGTGATACGACCGGCATTGAGCCAGATTTTGCCCTCGTCAAGTTCAAGAAGCTGGCAGGCGGTGGATATTTCAAGATTGCGAATAAGTCGATTGCTCCGGCGCTGAAGCGACTCGGCTACAGCCCTGAGCAGATCGAAGATATCCTGCGCTACGTCCTTGGTACCCTCTCGCTTGATGGCGCTCCCCATATCAATCGCGATTCACTGCGTGCCAAGGGCTTTACCGATGCTGATATTGCCCGTGTTGAGCAGGCCTTGCCCGGTGTTTTCGATCTCACCATGGCCTTCTCTCCGTGGGTGCTCGGGGAGGAGACGCTGCGCCGCCTTGGCTTTACACCTGAGCAGTGGACCAAGCCTGGCTTTTCGCTCCTCGAGGCGCTTGGCTTTACAGCGCAGCAGATTGAAGAAGCCAATGATGTCATCTGCGGCCGCCAGACGGTCGAAGGTGCGCCTCACCTGCGCACTGAACACCTTGCGGTGTTTGACTGCGCCAACGTGTGCGGCAAGCACGGCACACGCTATATCCATCACCTCGGGCATATCCGGATGATGGCGGCCGTGCAGCCGTTCATCTCGGGGGCTATTTCCAAGACCGTGAACATGCCCAACAGCGTGACTGTGCAAGACGTCGCCGATGCGTATCTTGCTGCATGGCGTCTTGGTCTCAAGGCGCTCGCGATCTACCGCGATGGCTCGAAGCTTTCGCAGCCACTGTCAACCCGGGCCAGCGACAAGGACAAGAAGGAGACGGGCGAGACAGCAGCGCAGGGTGCGGTAGCGCAACCCGAGCAGCGTGTGATTGTCGTCGAGCGGCCAAAGCGCCGGCCGTTGCCACCGAAGCGCCGTGGGCTGACCTTCGAAGGCCGAGTCGCTGGACATAAGATTTACCTGCGAACAGGCGAGTACGAGGACGGGACGCTCGGCGAGATCTTCATCGATATGCACAAGGAAGGAGCTGCCTTCCGCAGCCTGATGAACTGCTTTGCGATCGCGATTTCCAAGGGCTTGCAGTACGGCGTACCCCTGGAAGAGTTCGTCGACACGTTCACCTTCCAACGGTTTGAGCCGCAGGGCATGGTCGAAGGCCATCCCTACATCAAGATGGCCACATCCATTGTCGACTACATCTTCCGCGTGCTCGGGTATGAGTATCTCGGGCGAACCGACTTTGTTCAGGTCCAACCACCGATCCATGGTGGTGAACACGAACAGCCTGTGTCCTCGTCGGAGGCGTCGAAAGTCTCCGCGAGTGCAATGGGCCAGCCGAGTCCTGCTCGGTCGAGCGAGGCAGACGAATCCGCGAACCCATCGCCAGCGTCTGCAGGTCCTGCCGAGCCGCCGAAGAATGGCCATCGCACGCCGAACAGCCAGCGGCCACTCGCTGAGGAGCTCGTGCCGGTTGCCCAGGCCGTGACGGCTACCTTGCCGCGGCCAGTTGACCCGCTCAATGAGCAGCTTTCGCAGCTCATGGGTGACGCGCCGTTCTGCGACGTCTGCGGGCACATTACTGTCCGTAATGGCTCCTGCTACAAGTGCCTCAACTGTGGCAACAGCCTCGGCTGCTCGTAA